In the genome of Nonomuraea sp. NBC_00507, the window TGCCGTTGTGGCTGACACTTCTGACCGTGACGGTCTGGCCGCTGGTGGTGATGGTGGCGTTCCACGAGCCGGTCAGGGTGTGCCCGGCCGGCAGGGTGAAGGTGACGGTCCAGCTGGTGATCGTCGAGGTGCTGGTGTTGGTGATGGTCAGCGGCTGGATCACATACCCGTTCCCCCACTGGGACTGCACGGTCGGGGTGGTCGAGCAGGAACCGGTCGTGCCTCCCTGAGTGGTGATCTGGACGGTGTTGGAGACCGGTGAGACGTTGCCAGCGGCATCGCGCGCCCGGACCTGGTAGCGGTAGGTGGTGTTCGCAGTCAGGCCCGTGTCGGTGAACGAGGTCGTGGCCGAGGTGCCGACCTGGGTGAACATGCCGCCCGTCGCGCCGGGAGCGCGCAGGATCTCATAGCCGGTCACACCGGTGTCGTCAGCGGAGGCCGTCCAGGTCAGGCCGGTGCCGGTTGTGGTGGTGCCCGAGGCGGTGAGCCCGGCCGGGGCGGTCGGCGGCGTGGTGTCGCCTCCGGTGGCGGCCGTGGTGAAGGTGGCCGGCGCGGAGTTGCCCGACAGGTTGCCCGCGCCGTCACGCGCCCGTACGTACACCTGGTATTGGGTGTTGGCACTCAGTCCGGTCAGGGTGATCGAGGTGGTGGTGGACTGGCCGAGCTGTGGGTCGGTGGCGCCCTGCTCCCGGTAGACGTCGTAGCCGGCCAAGCCGGAGCCGCCCTGGTCGGTGGACGCGGTCCAGGTCAGCGTGGCACTGGCGGCGGTCACGTTGGACGCGACCGGGGTGCCTGGCGTGGTCGGCGGCGTGGTGTCGGTCGGACTGGTGGTCAAGCCGAAGAACTCGATGGCGGAGAGGGCCATACCGCTCTGCGGAAGAGCATGCCCGGCGCCCTGGATGCTGTACGACTCCACCTGCACGGTGCCGGACTGATTGGCGTACCGGCTGCGGTTCCAGTTTGCCTGCGGGGTGTCGGTGCTGGTCGGGGTCTGGCTCAGCCCAAACACATTGGTCCACTGCTCGATCGACTCTCGCAGCAGCGAGTAGGGCACGAGTGTGTCGCTGGTGCCGTGCCACAGCTGCATGCGCGGGCGGGGGCCGGAATATCCCGGGTACGCCTGGCGGACCGCATCGCCCCACTGCTGGGGTGTTCGGTCCATGCTCCCGCCGGTGCACCTGCTGCTTCCGGGCGGGTAGTCGGAGGCGCCGGCGAAGCAGTTGAAGGGCACACCCATGAAGGAGGCCCCTGCCTTGAACACGTCCGGGTAG includes:
- a CDS encoding extracellular catalytic domain type 1 short-chain-length polyhydroxyalkanoate depolymerase, with the protein product MRRLTTVLAGACAAALFAVMTVVLGSPAVAATLVEVTSFGNNPGNMRMHVYVPDSHPASPAIVVAMHGCGGTGPGFYQGSEFASLADRYGFIVIYPTATQSAGFGNCFDTWSDAAKQRGGGSDPVSITSMIDYVERNYQGDPNRVYATGSSSGGMMTQHMLAVYPDVFKAGASFMGVPFNCFAGASDYPPGSSRCTGGSMDRTPQQWGDAVRQAYPGYSGPRPRMQLWHGTSDTLVPYSLLRESIEQWTNVFGLSQTPTSTDTPQANWNRSRYANQSGTVQVESYSIQGAGHALPQSGMALSAIEFFGLTTSPTDTTPPTTPGTPVASNVTAASATLTWTASTDQGGSGLAGYDVYREQGATDPQLGQSTTTSITLTGLSANTQYQVYVRARDGAGNLSGNSAPATFTTAATGGDTTPPTAPAGLTASGTTTTGTGLTWTASADDTGVTGYEILRAPGATGGMFTQVGTSATTSFTDTGLTANTTYRYQVRARDAAGNVSPVSNTVQITTQGGTTGSCSTTPTVQSQWGNGYVIQPLTITNTSTSTITSWTVTFTLPAGHTLTGSWNATITTSGQTVTVRSVSHNGTLAPGASTTSFGFQASRPNGNTALPSGYTCA